In Prunus dulcis chromosome 1, ALMONDv2, whole genome shotgun sequence, the following are encoded in one genomic region:
- the LOC117614951 gene encoding U-box domain-containing protein 43-like: MATMDFNIGIEDVGVAVLQELWNKVGFQATGLVGKTKDLLFEKESFLEFSRSISELNILLSSLNARKVENALGLESTKAALTTLSIQLKKASKIIKDYKCGSRLRLLLKSHSMLLQMEDVAKDIAKTVSSFQLINLDISLSLNTMTKQIINNLGSMEFRSACATESIASEMENSISQNARNRENSQKLLEKVAEAVGARANASLVQSELALLKQEKEDMEAQKKQAEALQLYQLIDFLYSTEIVTRPNDEETSTYHQQYPIDSFMCELCKKMMEDPVAVTCGHSFERKAIQEHFGRGERSCPICRQELSSLELTPNVVLRNSIEEWNQRDKDLKFQAAVHGVKSSDRSKMDKALEDMQFLLEMPRYATKAAEEGLATKLVVILKDDTVNSVAVLKCLYYLAKLNEDQKEAIVRAGAIRRIVKYIYKGGSKRDAIAVLLELSAKETLGQKIGDTKDCIPLLVSLLHKNNPDVSQEACKVLQNLSSNTHFVVKMAEAGHFQPFVARFNEAPQETRTLMAAALIKMQLKENSVEELKDRQFIQSLLQMLSSSSPACKSACLKCMKKLVAHHKIVKRLLKDPATVPHLLGLISFNMSDPHLKQEAAEILANMIGASKHFEQQKYQGLQELQSKHNVCLLLQLVTSAEDQTKIQFLHLLVALSYKSEIARDIIRSEQDAIAHLFSSLHSDHRVVKRWAMKLIYCISEGHTAGVPLPPSPAKETAINTLATILINSPDIEERSTVAGIISQLPRDDSSIDEILRKSEVLKAIHEVICSMDEENWGNIAPSIQGTSLLENALAALLRYTEPTKPELQRQLGKLEVYPSLVRVLTRGSSLAKQRTAIALAQLSQSTSLSVSEETIRQTKPSMPLFDLMKLFWCFSASSENGSICSVHGAACSPRDTFCLVKADAVRPLVRTLSNTESGVAEAALMALETLLTDHSTLSHATAAIVDNQGVVAILQVLDRGSLSAKTKALDLFQKILVHTTISDTLKQRFERILIQLLHDDELKKKAALVLRQMEIIPEQSSYF; this comes from the exons ATGGCCACAATGGACTTCAATATCGGAATTGAGGATGTAGGAGTGGCAGTACTACAGGAATTATGGAATAAGGTGGGATTTCAGGCCACGGGGCTCGTGGGCAAAACGAAGGATCTATTGTTTGAAAAGGAAAGCTTTCTGGAGTTCTCCAGGAGTATTTCTGAGCTCAATATCCTCCTCAGTAGCTTGAATGCCCGAAAAGTTGAAAATGCACTGGGATTAGAGTCCACAAAGGCTGCACTGACAACATTGAGCATACAGTTGAAGAAAGCAAGCAAGATCATCAAGGATTACAAATGTGGAAGCCGCCTCCGCCTCTTGCTTAAATCACACTCAATGCTCTTGCAGATGGAGGATGTAGCTAAAGATATTGCCAAGACTGTCTCCTCTTTTCAGCTGATCAATCTTGATATCTCCCTGAGCTTGAATACTATGACCAAACAGATCATCAACAATCTAGGATCAATGGAATTCAGGTCAGCATGTGCAACGGAATCAATTGCTTCAGAGATGGAGAATTCAATTTCTCAAAATGCTAGGAATAGGGAGAATTCTCAAAAGCTTCTGGAGAAGGTTGCAGAAGCCGTTGGTGCTCGAGCGAATGCATCCTTGGTACAAAGTGAGTTGGCACTCTTGAAGCAAGAGAAAGAAGACATGGAAGCTCAAAAGAAGCAGGCGGAGGCACTTCAGCTATATCAACTGATTGACTTCCTCTACAGTACAGAAATTGTTACCAGACCAAATGATGAGGAAACCTCTACATACCACCAGCAGTATCCAATTGATTCATTCATGTGTGAACTTTGCAAAAAGATGATGGAAGACCCAGTAGCAGTTACATGTGGCCACAGCTTTGAGAGGAAAGCAATTCAGGAACACTTTGGGCGTGGAGAGAGGAGCTGCCCCATCTGCAGACAGGAGCTTTCATCACTAGAGCTCACGCCTAATGTTGTGCTGCGAAACTCTATTGAAGAATGGAATCAGAGAGACAAGGATTTAAAATTCCAAGCTGCAGTCCATGGAGTCAAATCCAGTGACCGCTCTAAAATGGACAAGGCTTTAGAGGACATGCAGTTTCTTTTGGAAATGCCTAGATATGCAACCAAAGCTGCAGAGGAAGGACTTGCAACAAAGTTGGTAGTGATCTTAAAAGATGATACAGTAAATTCTGTGGCAGTATTAAAATGTCTCTACTACCTAGCTAAACTTAATGAGGATCAAAag GAAGCCATTGTCAGAGCAGGGGCCATTCGAAGAATTGTGAAGTATATCTACAAAGGAGGAAGTAAAAGGGATGCCATTGCAGTCTTGTTGGAGTTGTCAGCAAAGGAAACCCTTGGGCAGAAAATAGGAGATACAAAAGATTGTATTCCTCTTCTGGTTTCTTTACTCCATAAGAATAACCCTGATGTGTCACAGGAAGCTTGTAAGGTGTTGCAGAACCTCTCGTCAAACACACATTTTGTTGTCAAGATGGCTGAAGCAGGACACTTCCAACCTTTTGTTGCTCGCTTCAATGAAG CACCTCAGGAGACCAGAACATTGATGGCTGCAGCCTTGATAAAGATGCAACTCAAGGAGAATAGCGTTGAAGAATTAAAGGACCGGCAATTTATACAGAGTTTACTTCAGATGCTCTCTTCGAGCTCACCCGCATGCAAATCTGCTTGCCTAAAATGTATGAAGAAACTTGTAGCAcaccacaagattgtaaagcGACTTCTGAAAGACCCTGCCACTGTACCACATTTGCTTGGCCTCATCTCATTTAACATGTCTGATCCACACTTGAAACAAGAAGCTGCTGAGATTCTTGCTAACATGATTGGAGCCAGTAAACACTTTGAACAACAAAAGTATCAGGGCTTGCAAGAGCTCCAATCAAAGCACAATGTCTGTCTACTGTTGCAGCTTGTAACCAGTGCTGAAGATCAAACCAAGATTCAATTCTTGCACCTACTGGTTGCACTGAGCTATAAATCAGAGATAGCTCGAGATATAATACGATCTGAACAGGATGCAATTGCTCACCTCTTCTCTTCCCTTCACAGCGATCATCGTGTGGTGAAAAGATGGGCAATGAAGCTCATATATTGCATATCAGAAGGTCATACTGCTGGGGTTCCACTACCACCTTCCCCTGCAAAAGAAACTGCTATTAACACCCTGGCAACCATCCTAATTAATTCACCAGACATTGAAGAAAGGTCCACTGTTGCAGGAATTATCAGCCAGCTTCCGAGGGATGATAGTAGTATTGATGAGATACTCCGCAAATCAGAAGTACTAAAAGCCATTCATGAGGTAATTTGCAGCATGGATGAGGAAAATTGGGGGAACATAGCACCTTCCATCCAAGGCACATCTCTACTGGAGAATGCTCTAGCAGCCCTTCTGCGCTACACAGAACCCACCAAGCCTGAACTTCAGAGACAATTGGGCAAGCTTGAAGTGTACCCATCATTAGTTCGTGTCTTAACCAGGGGTAGCTCACTAGCTAAGCAGAGAACAGCCATTGCACTTGCCCAACTATCCCAGTCTACTAGTCTGTCAGTCTCCGAAGAAACCATCAGGCAAACCAAGCCCTCGATGCCCCTCTTTGATCTGATGAAGCTTTTCTGGTGCTTTTCAGCATCATCAGAGAATGGAAGTATATGTTCTGTTCATGGTGCTGCTTGTTCACCAAGAGATACCTTCTGCCTGGTCAAGGCAGACGCGGTGAGGCCATTGGTGCGGACTTTGAGTAACACAGAATCTGGTGTGGCAGAGGCTGCTCTGATGGCACTTGAAACATTGCTGACAGACCACAGCACACTTTCACATGCAACTGCTGCCATTGTGGACAACCAGGGTGTGGTGGCCATTCTGCAAGTCTTGGACAGAGGATCTTTATCTGCCAAAACCAAAGCCTTAGACCTCTTTCAGAAGATCCTGGTTCATACAACGATCAGTGATACATTAAAGCAGAGGTTCGAGAGGATCCTTATCCAACTCCTCCATGATGATGAGCTTAAGAAAAAAGCAGCTTTGGTGCTTAGGCAGATGGAAATCATCCCGGAGCAGTCCTCATACTTCTAA